Proteins co-encoded in one Hypanus sabinus isolate sHypSab1 chromosome 6, sHypSab1.hap1, whole genome shotgun sequence genomic window:
- the nxph1 gene encoding neurexophilin-1 gives MQAVYWYTVLLLQSTLYLVICVHGNNPQKSELLKTGSPKNTQKHIWTEGSKDLSISRLLSQTLSGKENATAVDLHYETPVPYSDQDIWDWLRNASDQKEPHPRAKRRPIVKTGKFKKMFGWGDFHSNIKTVKLNLLITGKIVDHGNGTFSVYFRHNSTGQGNVSVSLVPPTKIVEFDLAQQTVIDAKDSKTFNCRIEYEKVDKAKKTTLCNYDPSKTCYQEQTQSHVSWLCSKPFKVICIYISFYSTDYKLVQKVCPDYNYHSDTPYFPSG, from the coding sequence GTAATATGTGTTCATGGAAATAACCCTCAAAAATCAGAACTTCTAAAAACTGGCAGCCCTAAGAACACACAAAAGCACATATGGACAGAAGGTAGCAAAGATCTGTCTATCAGTCGCCTGCTTTCACAGACATTATCTGGCAAAGAGAATGCTACTGCTGTGGACCTGCACTATGAAACTCCAGTACCTTATTCGGACCAGGATATTTGGGATTGGTTACGAAATGCCTCAGATCAGAAGGAGCCCCACCCTCGTGCTAAGAGACGCCCTATAGTAAAAACAGGAAAATTCAAGAAAATGTTTGGCTGGGGAGACTTTCATTCCAACATCAAGACTGTCAAGCTAAACTTACTCATCACTGGCAAAATAGTGGACCATGGGAATGGTACTTTCAGTGTCTACTTCCGCCACAATTCCACCGGCCAGGGGAATGTCTCTGTTAGCCTGGTGCCCCCTACAAAAATTGTGGAATTTGACTTGGCTCAACAGACGGTGATTGATGCCAAAGATTCAAAGACATTTAACTGCCGCATTGAGTACGAGAAAGTAGACAAGGCGAAGAAGACTACACTTTGTAACTATGATCCATCGAAAACTTGCTACCAGGAGCAGACCCAAAGCCACGTGTCATGGCTCTGCTCCAAACCTTTTAAAgtcatatgtatttatatttcaTTCTACAGTACAGATTACAAACTAGTGCAGAAAGTGTGTCCTGATTACAATTACCACAGCGACACTCCTTACTTCCCCTCTGGCTGA